A region of the Vicingus serpentipes genome:
AATCACTCCATAAATAAGTATAAGGGAAAATACCATTATTCTCTGAAACAGTTGCTGACCCATTATTTCCACCAAAACAAGACACGTCAATTCCTGATACATTGATTGTAAATAATGCAGGATCAACTAAATCAACGTTAGTAATCTCTGTACAATTATTTGCATCTGTAACAAGAATAGAATATCCGCCAGCTAATGCTGGTAAATTATATATCGTATCATTATTTAATGCCGGATTTGAATTCCATTCATATGAATAAGGCATCACCCCTCCCTGTGCATTAACCCATACTGATCCATCTGCCGAATCTGTACACGATGGATTTATTCCTCCCGAAGTGATTGCTAAAACTGAAGGCTCTGTAATGTTGGTCGGTGCAGAAATCACACATCCATTGGTATCGGTTACAGTAACTGAGTAACCTGAAGCAACTAAATTTGTTGCCTGTGGTGTTGTTTGTGATGCTGCATCATTCCATA
Encoded here:
- a CDS encoding SprB repeat-containing protein yields the protein WNDAASQTTPQATNLVASGYSVTVTDTNGCVISAPTNITEPSVLAITSGGINPSCTDSADGSVWVNAQGGVMPYSYEWNSNPALNNDTIYNLPALAGGYSILVTDANNCTEITNVDLVDPALFTINVSGIDVSCFGGNNGSATVSENNGIFPYTYLWSD